From Desulfallas thermosapovorans DSM 6562, the proteins below share one genomic window:
- a CDS encoding DUF2269 domain-containing protein, with protein MDLFIYGLIMFTVLLVITGITLLVAKFRKNRLKIKQKNWWLIIHMIFVVIYISGILGMFLLALLTKFTTDNNLVYASHIFIKRFDHFLVIPGAFGSFITGIWLAMRTHWGGLTKHYWVLAKWIGNIAAIIYGSTYVRIWIDNALATSGMHPLQNPAYLTDRQLLFIGIAICIVILFFLVIISYLKPWGKRITSQQLGNNQLMTQ; from the coding sequence ATGGATCTTTTTATTTATGGTTTAATTATGTTCACTGTGCTTCTAGTGATAACCGGTATTACCCTGCTTGTTGCCAAATTCAGGAAAAATAGATTGAAAATCAAACAAAAAAACTGGTGGCTCATCATTCACATGATTTTTGTCGTTATATATATAAGCGGAATACTGGGGATGTTCTTGCTGGCCCTTTTGACGAAATTCACCACCGATAATAACCTGGTGTATGCTTCCCATATATTCATAAAACGTTTTGATCATTTCTTGGTCATTCCCGGTGCCTTCGGTTCTTTCATTACCGGCATCTGGCTCGCCATGCGAACGCATTGGGGCGGGCTAACCAAGCATTACTGGGTCTTAGCCAAGTGGATCGGTAATATTGCCGCCATTATTTATGGCAGCACCTATGTGCGGATTTGGATAGACAATGCCCTTGCCACCAGTGGTATGCATCCCCTGCAAAACCCGGCTTATCTTACCGACCGCCAGCTGCTTTTCATTGGCATTGCCATATGTATTGTTATACTGTTCTTTTTAGTAATAATTTCTTATCTCAAACCATGGGGGAAAAGAATAACTAGCCAGCAACTTGGAAATAACCAGTTAATGACACAATAA
- a CDS encoding ArsR/SmtB family transcription factor: protein MEYRFAQKLPGAQYASVKRGGWEINGDDLVKILEALANPHRLRIIALLKDRRIHVSRLAREAKISRPLLYMHLKKLETAGLVTSKLELAEDGKAMNYYELAPFTILLNPESIAEAVKTLTIQKAGSTTAGKSTGDKRGDN, encoded by the coding sequence TTGGAGTACCGGTTTGCTCAAAAACTCCCGGGAGCACAATACGCCAGCGTTAAAAGGGGGGGATGGGAAATAAATGGTGACGATTTAGTTAAAATACTGGAAGCACTGGCGAACCCCCACCGGTTAAGAATCATTGCCCTGTTAAAAGACAGGCGTATCCATGTCAGCCGGCTTGCCCGCGAGGCAAAGATCAGCCGGCCGCTGTTATACATGCATCTAAAAAAATTAGAGACCGCCGGATTAGTAACCAGCAAACTGGAATTGGCGGAGGACGGGAAAGCCATGAATTATTATGAGCTGGCACCCTTTACCATCCTTTTAAATCCGGAGAGCATCGCAGAAGCGGTAAAGACGCTAACCATTCAAAAAGCCGGTAGCACCACTGCCGGTAAATCTACCGGCGACAAAAGGGGGGATAATTGA